The Megalops cyprinoides isolate fMegCyp1 chromosome 12, fMegCyp1.pri, whole genome shotgun sequence genome contains a region encoding:
- the LOC118786424 gene encoding uncharacterized protein LOC118786424 translates to MKTGVVISTKKTTRNTEKIPALEPEKEYCVSVISNIWIEKEKDTPDKKSEPEESCTWTKTDQRHMRLVMHVALGLTMTPLLICALFLYLWGYKSIYRPKAALPLNLVFTAEERKTLQSKSYIDLKKYDPDSMGAAHGNDIHAKAKANHYVRLPRKMLLSEASIVSDTDVCPVEFLNPPILPEDVCHTQQYAPQSWEDPQPEPSYGTVQCGPRYQNTGCSGVDTPHDYRNMPNVHQLSAAGVDLNTDCKLALGHEPLYTNAVHRSE, encoded by the exons ATGAAGACTGGCGTG GTAATTtctacaaagaaaacaacacgCAACACTGAGAAAATCCCTGCTCTGGAACCTGAGAAAGAATACTGTGTTTCTGTAATCTCAAATATCTGgattgaaaaggaaaaagacacaCCTGATAAGAAATCAGAACCTGAAGAGTCCTGTACATGGACTAAGACAG ATCAGAGGCACATGCGGTTGGTTATGCACGTAGCGCTAGGATTAACCATGACTCCGCTGCTGATATGTGCGCTGTTCCTCTATTTGTGGGGATACAAATCGATCTATCGACCCAAGGCGGCCCTGCCTTTGAACCTC GTCTTCACAGCAGAGGAGCGCAAAACCTTGCAGAGCAAGTCTTACATCGACCTGAAGAAGTACGACCCCGATTCCATGGGCGCTGCCCACGGAAACGATATCCACGCGAAGGCCAAAGCCAACCATTACGTCAGGCTCCCGCGAAAAATGCTGCTGTCAGAGGCCTCAATCGTAAGCGACACTGACGTGTGTCCTGTGGAGTTCCTGAACCCGCCTATTCTGCCGGAAGACGTGTGCCACACACAACAATATGCCCCTCAGTCCTGGGAAGACCCTCAGCCTGAACCATCTTATGGAACAGTGCAGTGTGGTCCCAGATATCAGAACACAGGTTGCTCCGGTGTAGACACGCCCCATGACTACCGAAACATGCCGAACGTGcaccagctctctgctgccGGTGTTGACCTAAATACTGACTGCAAGTTGGCCTTAGGCCATGAACCACTTTACACCAATGCAGTGCACCGTTCTGAATGA